AAAGTGTTTCTTACCACTGACATCGCGTGTAAAACCACGCACGCGGTAATCCACCGTCACGATGTCAGAATCCAATTGGTGGATCAGATAATTCAGCGCTTTTAGCGGCGAAATAATGCCGCAAGTAGATACTTCGATATCCGCACGGAAAGTGCAAATACCGTCATTCGGATGCGTTTCAGGGTAGGTGTGTACGCAGATGTGACTCTTGTCGAGGTGCGCCGCGATAATTTCTACCGGCCCCGGCGATTCCGATGTATCCACCGCTTCTTTCACCGGCTCTTCTGCCACCAACATCGTGACTGAAGCGCCCTGTGGATCGTAATCCTGTCGTGCGATATTCAGAATATTCGCACCGATGATTTGGCACACTTCGGTGAGAATTTCGGTGAAGCGCTCGGCGTTGTACTTCTCATCGATGTAGTCGATGTACTCCGCCTTTTGCTCAGGCGTTTCGGCATAGCAAATATCGTAAATGCAGAAACTCAGTGATTTGGTCAGGTTATTGAAACCTTGCAACTTGATCTTCTGTGCCATGGCAACCTCCGGGGGAGTGGGCGACCTCTAAGGCGCGGCATAATGCGCTATTCTGGCACACAGTCAAGACCAACGGATACCCTTTTCATGTCCCTGAACACCCGCATCCTGCTGGGCACCATTGTTGGCATCCTGCTCGGCCTGTCTTTCAGTTCACTGGGGCTAGATTCACCGACGAGCCACTACGGTCTTTCAGTGCTTGGCATCATCAGTACTGTGTTTGTCGGGCTGCTCAAGATGGTGATGATTCCGCTGGTGTTCACTTCTATTGTGGTTGGCGTAGCACAGCTGCAAGTACATCAGCGTATGCGCCGTGTCTGGCTAACCACGCTGTGCTTTTTCACGCTCACCACGACGCTAGCTGTCACGCTGGGTATTACAGTCATCAACGGGTTTGCCCCTGGCGCCGGCCTACAGCTGGATATGTTTCAAGAGGTCATCGCAGCAAGGCCCGCAAGTGCCAGCCTCACGCCCACCGAATTTCTCAATCACTTCGTCGCCGGCCTATTTATGAACCCCGTGCAGGCCATGGCAGAAGGCAATCTGATGGGCGTTTTACTATTCGCCTTACTCATGGGCGTGGCACTAGTGGCTGGTGGTGAGCGCTACACACATACCAAGCACCTGATGTCAGAGCTGTTTGATTTGATGATGCGTTTGATCGATTGGATTGTGCAGCTCGCACCTTTTGGTATTTGTGCGTTACTCGCCAAATTGGTTGCCACACAAAATGCCGCCATGTTTGCCAGCTTGGGCAAATTTATGTTGGTGATTACCGGCACCACGCTATTTCACGGCATTGTGGTCTTACCGTTACTGCTGTGGTTACTCACACGCATCTCTCCCTTCACTTTTTTACGGCAAGCACGCCCCGCCCTATTCACCGCTTTTGCCACTAGCTCCAGCGCCGCCACCCTGCCAATCACGCTAAATTGCCTAGAGCGTGAGATGAAGGTGCCAAAAGAAATCGCCAACTTTGTCGCACCGTTGGGCGCGCATTTGAATATGGATGGCACAGCCTTGTATGAAGCAGGTGCTGCTTTATTCATCGCGCAGTTGTGCGGTATTCAATTGGATTTGTTGCAACAAATTATTGTCTGTTTGACAGCAATGCTAGTGTCCGTCGGTGCACCCGGCATTCCTAGTGCGGGCATGGTTACCATGATTATGGTGTTGCAATCGGTTGGCTTACCGGTTGAAGCCATCGCCATTCTGCTGCCAATCGATCGCGTGTTGGATACCGTGCGCACTTCAGTAAATGTCGAAGGGGATATGGCGGGAAGTTTAGTCGTCAATCATTACGCCAACACAAAACCATGACCGATTAAAAGTCGGCAAGAAATTGCCGTACCAGCGTCAATCGATTTTGCAACGCTGCATCGTCGTAAGGCTGAGCAGCCACTTTGCCCCACACCGGCGCTGGCCACGCGGCATCTTGTTCAAAACGCGCAATCACATGTACATGCAGCTGCGGCACCATATTGCCCAAGGCACCAA
This genomic window from Pseudomonadales bacterium contains:
- the speD gene encoding adenosylmethionine decarboxylase; protein product: MAQKIKLQGFNNLTKSLSFCIYDICYAETPEQKAEYIDYIDEKYNAERFTEILTEVCQIIGANILNIARQDYDPQGASVTMLVAEEPVKEAVDTSESPGPVEIIAAHLDKSHICVHTYPETHPNDGICTFRADIEVSTCGIISPLKALNYLIHQLDSDIVTVDYRVRGFTRDVSGKKHFIDHEITSIQNYFTDDTEKLYKMIDVNVYQEHIFHTKMMLNDFDLNHYLFGTTTDNLTGNDIRRITDMLDREMHEIFYGRNLPDM
- a CDS encoding dicarboxylate/amino acid:cation symporter, coding for MSLNTRILLGTIVGILLGLSFSSLGLDSPTSHYGLSVLGIISTVFVGLLKMVMIPLVFTSIVVGVAQLQVHQRMRRVWLTTLCFFTLTTTLAVTLGITVINGFAPGAGLQLDMFQEVIAARPASASLTPTEFLNHFVAGLFMNPVQAMAEGNLMGVLLFALLMGVALVAGGERYTHTKHLMSELFDLMMRLIDWIVQLAPFGICALLAKLVATQNAAMFASLGKFMLVITGTTLFHGIVVLPLLLWLLTRISPFTFLRQARPALFTAFATSSSAATLPITLNCLEREMKVPKEIANFVAPLGAHLNMDGTALYEAGAALFIAQLCGIQLDLLQQIIVCLTAMLVSVGAPGIPSAGMVTMIMVLQSVGLPVEAIAILLPIDRVLDTVRTSVNVEGDMAGSLVVNHYANTKP